GAACGCTGGCAGTTAGCGCTGGCTTTTGATTTCACCAGTGCCAGGGGCACCACTCAGTTAATGCAGCTCAGCTTGGGGGTGCTTTATCGCAGCCTGGTGGATCTCTGTGGCGGTACTCCGGAGCAGTATCAAATTCGAGTAAAACAGCCTCGGCACACAAAGCCTTACGATGGCACAGGGGTGCAGGGGTATCCGCCCATTGCATTCTCAAGTGCTTTTGACCTGGTGGAATTTCCGGTGGCCTGGATGACACGCGTACCCCGTCGTGACGAGCAGCATCTGAGCGATCATCTGCAAAGACGGCTCGATTACCTGGAGGCGGTCTACCCGAATGACCTGCTTCTGCAACTGCGCTATGCCATCAGTAACCTGTTGCCCAGTGGTGAATGCTCACTGAACCGCTGCGCGTCCGTCTTGGGGGTGCACCCCCGATTGTTACAAAAACGTTTGCAGCAATCGGGGCTCAGTTATTCATCGGTGCTACGGGAAACTCGCCAGCAAATTGCGTTACAGCACTTGCAGGATTCTTCTATCAGTTTGACCGATCTCGCACTTAACCTGGGCTTTGCCGAATTGTCAGTGTTCAGTCGGCGTTTCAAAACCTGGCAGGGTATGTCCCCTCAGGAGTGGCGCCGACGCTGGCGGGAACAGAGTCTCTAGGGGAAGACAGAATACTTCAACGCTGCCCTGACAGTATTACCCCGCCCTGGCACCATTGGGAATCGGG
The DNA window shown above is from Aestuariirhabdus haliotis and carries:
- a CDS encoding helix-turn-helix transcriptional regulator — its product is MYLVRSAALQGFEALVSRFGANPSVLLAEHNLSSALLRQPDAYLAYPRVAELMEQAAIVCGCPWFGFELSNGQSDSVLSELVLRAAQEPTLAKAIDLMLSYVHLHASGIITQQRVAANNAERWQLALAFDFTSARGTTQLMQLSLGVLYRSLVDLCGGTPEQYQIRVKQPRHTKPYDGTGVQGYPPIAFSSAFDLVEFPVAWMTRVPRRDEQHLSDHLQRRLDYLEAVYPNDLLLQLRYAISNLLPSGECSLNRCASVLGVHPRLLQKRLQQSGLSYSSVLRETRQQIALQHLQDSSISLTDLALNLGFAELSVFSRRFKTWQGMSPQEWRRRWREQSL